In Pseudobacter ginsenosidimutans, the following are encoded in one genomic region:
- a CDS encoding dipeptide epimerase: MKVTYQSQNLPFRYPFTISKGTKTHQPSLIVTLDHRGITGLGEAPAITYYNITVEKMIEDLERKKKFVEQFAFMEPDRYWHYLHHLYPRNNFLVCALDIAAWDIYGKIRQQPLYKLWNLDMANAPLTDYTIGIDTIDKMVEKMKEKPWPIYKIKLGTPEDIAIVTALRKHTEAIFRVDANAGWTTEEALEKIPVLADLGVEMIEQPLAKDNWEGMKKLFAVSKVPLIADEACVVEQDVERCAGHFHGINIKLTKCSGITPALRMISKARSLNMKVMVGSMNESTVGSAAIAHLSPMLDYIDADGPLLLSEDIATGLTYEAGRVSVSEEFGLGIKLK, translated from the coding sequence ATGAAAGTAACTTATCAATCGCAGAACCTTCCGTTCCGTTATCCTTTTACCATTTCGAAAGGCACAAAAACACATCAGCCTTCCCTGATCGTAACACTGGACCATCGTGGCATTACCGGCCTTGGCGAAGCACCTGCCATCACTTACTACAATATCACTGTAGAAAAGATGATCGAAGACCTGGAAAGGAAGAAGAAATTCGTTGAACAGTTTGCTTTCATGGAGCCGGACCGCTACTGGCATTACCTGCATCATCTGTATCCCCGGAATAATTTCCTCGTTTGCGCGCTCGATATTGCCGCCTGGGACATCTACGGAAAGATCAGGCAGCAACCGCTTTACAAACTCTGGAATCTCGATATGGCCAATGCGCCGCTCACCGACTACACCATCGGCATCGATACCATCGATAAGATGGTGGAGAAGATGAAAGAAAAGCCCTGGCCAATCTACAAGATCAAACTCGGCACACCTGAAGACATTGCCATCGTTACAGCATTGCGCAAACACACGGAGGCCATCTTCCGCGTAGACGCCAATGCCGGCTGGACAACCGAAGAAGCGCTGGAGAAGATTCCCGTGCTCGCAGACCTCGGCGTGGAAATGATCGAACAGCCATTGGCGAAAGACAATTGGGAAGGGATGAAGAAATTATTCGCCGTCAGCAAAGTTCCGCTCATTGCAGATGAAGCCTGTGTGGTGGAACAGGATGTGGAAAGATGTGCTGGTCACTTCCATGGCATCAATATCAAACTCACCAAATGCAGTGGCATAACACCTGCTTTACGGATGATCAGCAAGGCAAGATCGCTGAACATGAAAGTGATGGTGGGAAGTATGAATGAAAGTACGGTTGGCAGTGCCGCTATTGCACATCTCAGTCCCATGCTGGATTATATCGATGCAGACGGGCCATTGCTCTTATCAGAAGACATTGCAACTGGTCTCACTTATGAAGCAGGGCGTGTATCCGTTTCAGAAGAATTTGGCCTCGGCATTAAGTTGAAATAA
- a CDS encoding serine hydrolase gives MSAKAVAFSFFLFFVNYIFAQDNKLLLQGAVFAEDGKPVPYASISLVKDGLGTITNQSGSFALYIPAVPKDDHLMVTMLGYEPQKVLLSAFKPASALRITLKLQVSQLEEVVVTPPDPLQLIRNAIARIPQNYFNQPHVLNGFYRVDTRKGQQHIMLSEAVFDIFNPDYTSAKKSRFRLTKMRSIQDEQASQGLDLGLTPTSLYAYDIVKELESSDLLSKEGLKQHDFKFKGNTSYNGIDAYLITFDQKDEIKQSLLKGKLWLDAGSLAFIAFEFQRSPKGITWAQYGNGATRALLKILGLQIDVKKETHLIRYKKFGAKWILSDVRNDHILRFKSNRNGKRFHFDADIRVDYLVTAADTLHTGDFASGEKLGNNKFIEFQTNSYNDTFWLNYNTILPDFNTNEAAKQIQQNNQTFVLKNKAKKFLAKLPASPVVKLDSLFSFFHTQGAFSGSVLVKQKGAVIFQRSYGLADEGKQWPNTDSTRFRIGSLTKTFTSMLIRQLEQEGKLSLHDSIGKFFPGHVHGHVMIEQLLTHTSGIPNYTVKDEYLAELMSRPLSTEYIIRNFCSDPLEFSSGKGFRYSNSGYVILAGIIEKVSGQSYASRLQEKIFTPLNMRSSGFSNALLNSKGYWLKEIEPAYPVSNTVGAGGIWSATGDLEKWDEALYSNKLLPQEKIQEGFQAHADYSDWDANYGYGWMIDRLLFNQSKKHRIIYHPGTDFGYYSMFVRQPDQQNLLVMLSNHGDFPRFELTDLVLDILNQ, from the coding sequence ATGTCCGCCAAAGCTGTAGCTTTTTCCTTTTTTCTATTTTTCGTCAATTACATTTTTGCCCAGGACAATAAGCTATTGCTTCAGGGAGCAGTATTTGCGGAAGATGGCAAACCTGTTCCTTACGCCAGCATATCACTGGTAAAGGATGGACTCGGCACCATCACCAATCAATCCGGAAGTTTCGCACTCTATATTCCCGCTGTTCCCAAAGATGATCATCTCATGGTCACCATGCTGGGCTATGAGCCGCAGAAAGTTTTGCTCAGCGCTTTCAAACCTGCATCAGCCCTGCGGATCACACTTAAACTACAGGTATCACAATTGGAGGAAGTGGTGGTAACACCACCGGACCCGCTGCAACTGATCAGAAATGCCATTGCACGCATACCACAGAATTACTTCAACCAGCCGCATGTACTCAACGGATTCTATCGCGTAGACACAAGAAAAGGACAACAACATATCATGCTCTCCGAGGCCGTATTCGATATTTTCAATCCTGATTACACTTCCGCAAAGAAGAGCCGTTTCAGGTTGACCAAAATGCGTTCCATCCAGGACGAGCAGGCTTCACAGGGACTGGACCTGGGTCTCACGCCAACCAGCCTTTACGCATACGATATAGTGAAAGAACTGGAATCATCAGACCTGCTGAGCAAGGAAGGATTGAAACAACACGATTTCAAATTCAAAGGCAATACAAGTTACAATGGCATCGATGCCTATCTGATCACATTCGATCAGAAAGATGAGATCAAACAATCCCTGCTTAAAGGGAAGCTATGGCTGGATGCAGGTTCCCTGGCTTTTATCGCATTCGAGTTTCAGCGCAGTCCGAAAGGCATCACCTGGGCGCAATATGGCAATGGCGCCACCCGCGCGCTGCTGAAGATACTTGGCCTGCAGATAGATGTAAAAAAAGAAACCCATCTGATCAGGTATAAAAAATTCGGCGCCAAATGGATCTTATCTGATGTGCGGAATGATCATATCCTCCGCTTCAAAAGCAACCGCAACGGCAAACGATTCCACTTCGATGCAGATATTCGTGTAGACTACCTCGTTACAGCCGCAGACACTTTGCATACAGGCGATTTTGCATCCGGAGAAAAACTCGGCAACAACAAATTCATAGAATTCCAGACAAACAGTTATAACGATACATTCTGGCTGAACTACAATACCATTCTCCCTGACTTCAACACGAATGAAGCAGCCAAACAGATCCAACAGAACAATCAAACGTTCGTGCTGAAGAACAAGGCTAAAAAATTCCTGGCGAAATTACCAGCATCGCCAGTGGTAAAGCTGGATTCCTTGTTCAGTTTCTTCCACACGCAGGGCGCTTTTTCCGGATCGGTGCTGGTGAAACAAAAAGGCGCTGTCATCTTTCAAAGGAGCTATGGCCTGGCCGATGAAGGAAAACAATGGCCCAATACAGATTCTACGCGGTTCCGAATCGGTTCGCTTACCAAAACCTTTACCAGTATGCTGATCAGGCAACTGGAACAGGAGGGGAAACTGAGCCTGCATGACAGTATCGGTAAATTCTTTCCAGGCCATGTTCATGGCCATGTGATGATTGAACAATTGCTCACACATACTTCCGGCATTCCCAATTACACGGTAAAAGATGAATACCTGGCAGAGCTGATGAGCCGCCCGCTTAGTACAGAATATATCATCAGAAACTTCTGCAGCGATCCGCTGGAATTCAGCAGTGGCAAAGGTTTCCGCTACAGCAATTCAGGTTATGTGATCCTGGCCGGCATTATTGAAAAAGTATCAGGCCAGTCATATGCCAGCCGTTTGCAGGAAAAGATATTTACGCCGCTGAATATGCGCTCCTCCGGCTTCAGCAATGCGCTGCTGAATTCAAAAGGATACTGGCTGAAGGAGATCGAGCCCGCTTATCCCGTGTCCAATACCGTTGGGGCAGGAGGGATCTGGTCTGCCACCGGCGACCTTGAAAAATGGGACGAAGCTTTGTACAGCAACAAACTGCTGCCGCAGGAAAAGATCCAGGAGGGTTTTCAGGCCCATGCGGATTATAGCGACTGGGATGCTAATTACGGTTATGGATGGATGATAGACCGGCTGCTTTTCAATCAATCGAAAAAACACAGGATCATTTACCATCCGGGTACCGATTTCGGTTACTACTCCATGTTTGTAAGGCAGCCAGACCAGCAAAACCTGCTGGTGATGCTCAGCAACCACGGGGATTTTCCCCGCTTCGAACTCACGGACCTGGTGCTGGATATTCTCAATCAATAG
- a CDS encoding mechanosensitive ion channel domain-containing protein encodes MSTLMVCWSLQRNRHAAVLLTALLTLFCFSISAQQIPDSSRHIDTDSLVKLLRQATNKDRAVSIQKYQEGKMALRQEALTQDFKTTLLHAKTFLNRAPDTNAINAELSRLEHWFQIGRDGIFENKGSAQSHRNLTTSGILLNELLRKTEGRKLSIDKYEHELNNFRLRLDSLNSDSLLYYFSSDSATLMQYLATLIMLSKQVGPADSNLTQALFHARALQARTNLLQSRISASLEEINTYHRELSDHTLNREFSNLWGEIKSSRPIGEILKFSREKNQLAFWFYAQNHWGRLVLLGLLLIAATFFLNSLKKKLAEENSAPENHHGRLALRYPFLSALTIVFSIFQFMFPDPPFIFCCIFWVPAAISLTIIFRGFITRYWMIVWLMMFAQFLFASFDNLILQASRIERYYIFTFSLLGVIYGLMVLLRGRRSELREKHILWFIAFVVVLEFAATLFNLSGRYNYAKTLYVSGFVNVIIAITFLWVVRLVNETLMLASEIYKRPEKKSFYINFERVGKQAPGIFYIFLVTGWFIIFGRNFYAFKLIADPIQDFLFTERTIGQYSFSIKGIVLFFGILFIAAIVSRVVSYFASDKIPVHSSSADQRRIGLGSWILLVRIAIISMGLFLAVAAAGMPLDRITIILGALGVGVGLGLQALVSNLVSGLILAFEKPVNVGDLIEVAGKTGTIRSIGFRSSVVTSIDGSSVIIPNGDLLNGNLVNWSQGMGLRRIDLLVGVAYGTDVNALLPQINELLQANKRVLSTPTPVAFAEAFNDSSIDLKLIFWTPHPREYLSIKSEVIGQVLALFDQKGIVIPFPQRDLHIYNHPDNKQDKGSPSGG; translated from the coding sequence ATGAGCACATTAATGGTTTGTTGGTCCCTGCAACGGAACAGACATGCAGCAGTTCTGCTGACTGCATTGCTTACATTATTTTGTTTTTCCATTTCAGCGCAGCAAATTCCCGACAGTTCCAGACATATCGATACAGATTCCCTGGTTAAGCTGTTGCGCCAGGCAACGAACAAAGACCGTGCAGTCAGCATACAAAAATACCAGGAGGGAAAGATGGCCCTCCGGCAGGAAGCCCTCACCCAGGACTTCAAAACAACCCTTCTCCACGCAAAAACTTTTCTCAACCGTGCGCCGGATACCAATGCCATCAATGCCGAGCTCAGCCGCCTCGAACATTGGTTCCAGATCGGCCGCGATGGCATCTTCGAGAACAAAGGCTCGGCACAATCCCATAGGAACCTCACCACCTCGGGCATTCTTCTGAATGAGCTGCTCAGAAAAACAGAAGGCCGCAAACTGTCGATAGACAAATACGAACATGAGCTGAACAATTTCAGACTGCGGCTGGATTCCCTGAACTCAGATTCCCTGCTGTACTATTTTTCCAGCGATTCGGCCACACTCATGCAGTACCTGGCCACGCTGATCATGCTCAGTAAACAGGTTGGTCCGGCCGACAGTAATCTCACCCAGGCATTATTTCATGCAAGGGCTTTGCAGGCAAGGACCAATCTCCTGCAAAGCCGCATCAGCGCTTCATTGGAAGAGATCAATACTTATCACAGGGAACTGTCTGATCACACACTCAACCGCGAGTTCTCCAATCTCTGGGGTGAAATAAAAAGCAGCCGGCCGATCGGGGAGATTCTCAAATTCTCCAGAGAAAAGAACCAGCTTGCTTTTTGGTTCTATGCGCAAAACCATTGGGGAAGATTGGTTTTGCTGGGCCTGCTGTTGATAGCAGCAACTTTTTTTCTCAATTCCCTGAAGAAGAAACTGGCAGAAGAAAATTCAGCACCGGAAAATCATCATGGAAGACTGGCGCTGCGATATCCGTTCCTGTCTGCACTCACTATTGTGTTCAGCATTTTCCAGTTCATGTTCCCTGATCCTCCTTTTATCTTCTGCTGCATTTTCTGGGTGCCAGCAGCTATCAGCCTTACCATCATCTTCCGCGGCTTCATTACCCGTTACTGGATGATCGTGTGGCTGATGATGTTTGCACAATTCCTGTTTGCCAGTTTCGATAATCTCATACTGCAGGCATCACGCATCGAGCGTTATTACATTTTTACATTTTCCTTGCTGGGTGTGATCTATGGTTTGATGGTGCTGCTGCGCGGCCGCCGTTCAGAGCTTCGCGAAAAACATATCCTCTGGTTCATTGCATTTGTGGTGGTATTGGAGTTTGCAGCTACGCTGTTCAATCTCTCAGGCAGGTACAATTATGCCAAAACCCTTTATGTAAGCGGCTTTGTGAACGTGATAATAGCTATTACTTTCCTTTGGGTTGTAAGACTGGTGAATGAAACCCTGATGCTGGCATCAGAGATTTACAAGCGACCGGAAAAAAAATCTTTCTATATCAATTTCGAGCGTGTAGGCAAACAGGCGCCGGGTATTTTCTATATTTTCCTGGTAACCGGATGGTTCATCATCTTCGGCAGGAATTTCTACGCATTCAAACTGATTGCCGATCCCATCCAGGACTTCCTGTTCACGGAAAGGACGATCGGGCAATACAGTTTCAGCATCAAAGGCATAGTGCTTTTCTTTGGTATACTCTTCATTGCTGCCATCGTCTCCCGCGTAGTTTCCTACTTTGCATCAGACAAGATCCCTGTACATTCATCTTCCGCCGATCAACGCCGCATCGGCCTGGGAAGCTGGATCCTGCTGGTACGTATCGCCATCATCAGCATGGGCCTGTTCCTGGCCGTTGCAGCCGCCGGAATGCCGCTAGACAGGATCACCATCATTCTGGGCGCGCTGGGCGTAGGTGTTGGACTTGGCCTGCAGGCGCTGGTGAGCAACCTGGTGAGCGGACTGATACTGGCATTCGAAAAACCCGTGAATGTAGGCGATCTTATTGAAGTAGCGGGAAAGACCGGCACTATCAGGTCCATCGGTTTCCGCAGCAGTGTGGTCACTTCAATTGATGGTTCCAGTGTGATCATCCCCAATGGCGATCTCCTGAACGGCAATCTCGTCAACTGGTCACAGGGCATGGGACTGCGCCGTATAGACCTGTTGGTAGGTGTGGCTTATGGTACCGATGTGAATGCATTGCTGCCACAGATCAATGAACTGTTGCAAGCCAACAAGCGGGTATTGAGCACACCGACGCCGGTAGCATTTGCAGAAGCTTTCAACGATAGTTCCATCGATCTCAAACTGATTTTCTGGACACCTCATCCCAGGGAATACCTGTCTATCAAAAGTGAAGTGATAGGGCAGGTCCTTGCATTGTTCGATCAGAAAGGGATAGTGATACCATTCCCGCAGCGCGACCTGCACATTTACAATCACCCTGACAATAAACAAGATAAGGGATCGCCCTCCGGCGGGTAA
- a CDS encoding GNAT family N-acetyltransferase — MQTKFTIEQIHNQHGKQAVDLILPIQQIEFNVPVTLEAQPDLLNIDEFYYRDGGAFWGAFHHGELVGTIALLNIGHNSGAIRKMFVKKEYRGKENGIAQSLLDTLFAYCADKRIHHIYLGTVDALKAAQRFYEKNGFTRVEVNLLPSYFPRMAVDHIFYQFSCSEK, encoded by the coding sequence ATGCAGACGAAATTCACTATTGAACAAATCCACAACCAACACGGCAAACAGGCTGTGGACCTGATATTGCCTATCCAGCAGATCGAATTCAATGTGCCCGTTACCCTGGAGGCGCAACCAGATCTGCTGAACATCGATGAATTCTATTACAGGGATGGCGGAGCGTTCTGGGGAGCATTCCACCACGGCGAACTGGTGGGCACCATCGCATTACTGAATATCGGCCACAACAGCGGCGCTATCCGGAAGATGTTCGTAAAGAAAGAATACAGGGGAAAAGAAAACGGCATCGCACAATCTTTGCTCGACACATTGTTTGCTTACTGTGCGGACAAACGTATTCATCATATCTACCTTGGTACGGTAGATGCGCTGAAAGCCGCCCAGAGATTTTATGAAAAGAATGGATTTACAAGAGTGGAGGTGAACCTCCTGCCATCTTATTTCCCAAGAATGGCGGTAGACCATATCTTTTACCAGTTCAGTTGTTCAGAAAAATAG
- a CDS encoding MarR family winged helix-turn-helix transcriptional regulator: protein MNIIDNAGVLAISTRLQRLAEQLRKDGLLIYKDHGIDFEPKWFPVIYVLHNKGILSVVEIAMEIGYTHPSTITLLKELEKQKMIRSGKDKTDERKRLIQLTEKGKELVGKMGPVWNLMVKTITEITNTKNNLMRALDEVEAALRKKGFAERALEEKASGTKKKKA from the coding sequence ATGAATATTATCGATAATGCAGGTGTGCTGGCCATTTCAACACGACTTCAACGGCTGGCCGAGCAGCTCCGGAAAGACGGATTGCTGATCTACAAAGACCATGGTATCGATTTCGAACCGAAATGGTTCCCGGTTATCTATGTGTTGCACAACAAGGGTATACTGAGCGTTGTGGAAATTGCCATGGAAATCGGATATACCCATCCCAGCACCATCACCCTGCTGAAGGAACTGGAAAAACAAAAAATGATCCGGTCTGGAAAAGATAAAACAGATGAACGGAAGCGGCTGATCCAGCTGACCGAAAAAGGAAAAGAGCTGGTAGGTAAAATGGGACCTGTCTGGAACCTGATGGTCAAAACCATCACGGAGATCACCAACACAAAGAACAACCTCATGCGTGCACTGGATGAAGTGGAAGCTGCGCTGCGAAAGAAAGGTTTTGCTGAGAGAGCCCTGGAAGAAAAAGCATCCGGCACAAAAAAGAAAAAAGCCTGA
- a CDS encoding GNAT family N-acetyltransferase: protein MVHLQRTDSSHPDFIALIRLLDLDLAGRDGKDTAFYSRYNKIAAIKHAIVAYYNGDAVASGAIREYQPGVMEVKRMFTVPDLRGKGLASKVLAELEGWAKELGYTKLILETGKRNTEAVSLYLAKGYQVTPNYEPYVGVDNSVCFVKLL, encoded by the coding sequence ATGGTACATCTTCAAAGAACTGATTCCTCGCATCCCGATTTCATAGCACTCATCCGGCTATTGGATCTGGACCTCGCCGGAAGGGATGGTAAAGACACTGCATTTTATTCCCGGTACAACAAGATCGCAGCTATCAAACACGCGATCGTGGCTTATTACAACGGAGATGCTGTTGCCAGCGGGGCTATCAGGGAATACCAGCCTGGTGTTATGGAAGTAAAAAGAATGTTCACCGTTCCTGATTTGCGTGGCAAAGGCCTGGCATCGAAAGTGCTGGCAGAACTGGAAGGATGGGCAAAGGAACTCGGCTATACGAAACTGATACTCGAAACAGGAAAGCGCAACACGGAAGCAGTGAGCCTTTATCTGGCCAAAGGGTACCAGGTAACGCCAAACTATGAGCCTTATGTGGGCGTAGACAATAGTGTTTGTTTCGTGAAACTCCTGTAA
- a CDS encoding zinc-dependent metalloprotease, with product MRTRTQPYWSLLCTLLILFFHFIVHAQPKCGFDQVHQRHLIQSPDYKEQTSQNDQRIRHWLQEKQAAARVATDGRVANGSETIYEIPVVIHVMHTGGSVGTQYNPGDAQLTGMIDYLNQSFQATWAAYSGPSAGGTRVPFRFVLAQRAPDCTPTTGIVRVNASSVPDYPAFGIRVASTTGAPEQELKAMSIWPSNQYYNIWIVNRIEGKDGYAGTVGPFIAGYAYFPGAHANRDGTVMLASQAVAGQSTLPHEMGHAFNLYHTFQDADGIDCPTNGDCSQEGDRVCDTDPTNEEAFFTCPSAIAINPCTGTPWNGQQFNFMHYTSCADQRFTPGQRDRMIASVNTVRVGLLTSAALRPPPALLVRPAACEPTSITFFENPFDMGPVRIQFNTLDDSSLSYSRDYLFYQDNTCNLGTSVLEGQTYDLQLSTRTNMQVAKAWIDFNDNGNFEAEEQIMESYTPASGLTDNMYTHTQPVTIPAAAVLNRPLRLRVLADFINNYPILSCDGQMYGQTEDYSLTILPAGVLPVKLFDERIAMENGSIQFSFKAGDENNVKHYTLQRAAGAGKVFSNVQETGPGPSLQSANEYTITDDLPGDAVWYRILATQQDGSQYYSRILGKPSGNVQNKEQVRIFPNPSRGDFNVFLPLPPGLPVRLELSDTQGRRVWTGKRSMETGITIKSGLPAGMYYLTIIAGQARWNKKIIITQ from the coding sequence ATGAGAACCCGAACCCAGCCCTATTGGTCATTGCTCTGTACCCTTTTGATTCTCTTTTTCCATTTTATCGTTCATGCCCAGCCGAAATGTGGATTTGATCAGGTCCATCAGCGGCATCTGATTCAATCCCCGGATTACAAAGAACAAACCTCGCAAAACGATCAGCGTATCCGTCATTGGCTGCAGGAAAAGCAGGCTGCTGCCAGAGTTGCAACGGATGGCCGCGTGGCCAATGGTTCAGAAACCATTTATGAAATCCCCGTTGTGATCCATGTAATGCATACCGGAGGATCAGTAGGCACGCAGTATAATCCCGGCGATGCACAGCTGACCGGTATGATCGATTATCTTAACCAGTCGTTCCAGGCCACCTGGGCCGCATACTCAGGCCCGTCTGCGGGAGGTACCAGAGTTCCCTTCCGTTTTGTGCTGGCGCAACGCGCACCGGATTGCACGCCCACTACGGGGATTGTGCGGGTAAATGCGAGCTCCGTTCCTGATTATCCGGCTTTTGGTATCAGAGTTGCGTCTACCACCGGCGCTCCGGAGCAGGAACTGAAAGCTATGAGCATCTGGCCTTCCAACCAATATTACAATATCTGGATCGTGAACAGAATTGAAGGGAAAGATGGTTATGCAGGAACTGTAGGCCCTTTCATTGCCGGTTATGCGTATTTTCCCGGAGCACATGCAAATCGCGATGGCACAGTGATGCTGGCTTCGCAGGCTGTTGCAGGACAATCAACCCTGCCGCATGAAATGGGACATGCATTCAATCTCTATCATACATTTCAGGACGCTGATGGCATCGATTGCCCTACCAACGGGGATTGCAGCCAGGAAGGCGACCGGGTCTGCGATACAGATCCTACCAATGAAGAAGCTTTCTTTACATGCCCTTCGGCGATTGCCATCAACCCCTGCACAGGCACTCCATGGAACGGACAACAATTCAATTTCATGCATTACACTTCCTGCGCCGACCAGCGGTTCACACCAGGGCAACGAGACAGGATGATCGCTTCCGTAAATACCGTTCGTGTTGGACTGCTTACATCTGCGGCACTAAGGCCCCCGCCTGCATTACTGGTCAGGCCAGCCGCCTGTGAGCCAACCTCCATCACGTTCTTCGAGAACCCCTTTGATATGGGGCCGGTAAGAATCCAATTCAATACGCTGGATGATTCCTCACTCTCGTATTCAAGGGACTACCTTTTCTATCAGGACAATACCTGTAACCTGGGCACTTCCGTGCTGGAGGGACAAACCTATGACCTGCAATTGAGCACCAGGACCAATATGCAGGTGGCAAAGGCCTGGATAGATTTCAACGATAACGGCAATTTTGAAGCAGAAGAGCAAATAATGGAATCCTATACACCCGCTTCGGGATTGACTGATAACATGTATACACATACGCAGCCGGTAACCATTCCCGCCGCCGCAGTATTGAACAGGCCGCTGCGATTGAGGGTGCTGGCTGATTTCATCAACAACTACCCTATTCTTTCCTGCGACGGACAGATGTATGGGCAAACAGAAGATTATAGCCTGACCATCCTGCCTGCAGGTGTATTGCCTGTAAAACTTTTCGACGAACGCATAGCGATGGAAAACGGATCGATCCAGTTCTCTTTCAAAGCCGGTGATGAAAATAACGTGAAGCACTATACGCTACAACGAGCAGCGGGCGCCGGAAAAGTATTTTCGAATGTGCAGGAGACCGGTCCCGGGCCCTCACTGCAATCTGCAAACGAATATACCATTACCGATGATCTTCCGGGCGATGCCGTCTGGTACCGTATACTGGCCACACAACAAGATGGCAGCCAATACTACTCCCGGATCCTCGGCAAACCTTCAGGAAATGTTCAAAACAAAGAACAGGTAAGGATCTTTCCGAATCCTTCCAGAGGAGATTTCAATGTGTTCTTGCCACTCCCACCCGGCTTACCGGTCAGGCTGGAACTTTCAGATACACAGGGACGGCGTGTATGGACCGGCAAACGCTCAATGGAAACAGGTATCACCATCAAAAGCGGCCTCCCTGCCGGAATGTATTACCTGACCATTATTGCAGGACAAGCGCGCTGGAACAAAAAGATCATCATTACCCAATAA
- a CDS encoding dihydrofolate reductase family protein produces MRSIIVCNWLSLDGFIAGPKGETDWFSWSDEIAVFYKQIHSTVDTILFGRKTYEIMAAYWPTAQSAAEDPSIIAHMNESKKIVYSETLATTNWNNTEVEKEIDPAAVKELKEQPGKDIIVYGSGSVVGRLISLNLVDHFYIMISPILLGNGKQLAAGLDHFVKLNKPEVFPFAAGGVLLKYSIS; encoded by the coding sequence ATGCGCTCGATCATCGTTTGCAACTGGCTTTCCCTGGATGGGTTCATTGCAGGCCCGAAGGGGGAAACTGACTGGTTTTCCTGGAGTGATGAAATTGCTGTTTTCTACAAACAGATTCACTCAACAGTGGATACGATACTCTTCGGCAGAAAGACCTATGAGATTATGGCAGCATACTGGCCAACTGCACAATCTGCTGCTGAGGACCCTTCCATTATCGCACACATGAATGAATCGAAGAAGATCGTCTATTCAGAAACGTTAGCAACCACAAACTGGAATAATACTGAGGTAGAAAAAGAAATCGATCCTGCAGCGGTAAAGGAATTGAAAGAGCAGCCCGGGAAGGACATCATTGTGTATGGAAGTGGCAGCGTTGTTGGCAGATTGATCAGTTTAAACCTGGTGGACCATTTCTATATCATGATCTCTCCGATCCTGCTCGGCAATGGCAAACAACTGGCAGCCGGGCTGGACCATTTTGTAAAACTGAACAAACCTGAAGTATTTCCCTTTGCAGCGGGAGGTGTTTTGCTGAAATATTCCATATCCTGA
- a CDS encoding pentapeptide repeat-containing protein, producing the protein MEKRYFEDETFEKINYRETPLSKGEYEACSFKNCNFSETDLSGILFIDCDFTGCNLSLAKLVRTGFQGVKFKECKMLGLHFEQCSEFGLAFSFHHSVLNHCSFYGVKIKKTFFEHCQLHEIDLTDADLSESKFIACDLLNASFNNTNLEKADLTGATNFTIDPERNRIKKAIFHLYELAGLLVKYDIKIIQK; encoded by the coding sequence ATGGAAAAACGCTACTTTGAAGATGAGACCTTCGAGAAGATCAATTACCGGGAAACACCATTGAGCAAAGGTGAATATGAAGCCTGCAGCTTTAAGAACTGCAACTTCTCGGAAACCGATCTCTCCGGGATACTTTTTATCGATTGCGATTTTACAGGCTGCAACCTGAGCCTGGCCAAATTGGTAAGAACGGGATTCCAGGGTGTGAAATTCAAAGAGTGTAAGATGCTGGGACTGCATTTTGAGCAATGCAGCGAATTCGGGCTGGCTTTCTCCTTCCATCATTCCGTGCTCAATCACTGTTCTTTCTACGGTGTTAAGATCAAAAAGACCTTCTTCGAACATTGCCAGCTGCATGAAATAGACCTTACCGATGCAGACCTGTCAGAATCGAAATTTATCGCCTGCGATCTGCTGAATGCCAGCTTCAATAATACCAATCTTGAAAAAGCCGATCTGACCGGCGCCACCAACTTCACTATCGATCCGGAAAGGAACAGGATCAAAAAAGCCATTTTCCATTTGTATGAACTGGCGGGATTGCTGGTGAAATACGATATTAAGATCATACAGAAATAA